In Malus sylvestris chromosome 16, drMalSylv7.2, whole genome shotgun sequence, the following are encoded in one genomic region:
- the LOC126606362 gene encoding exosome complex component RRP41 homolog, with protein sequence MEYVSPEGLRLDGRRPMEMRQIRGEIGVVEKADGSAVFEMGNTKVIAAVYGPREVQNRSQQMNDKALVRCEYTMANFSTGDRMRKPKGDRRSTEISLVIRQTMEACIMTHLMPRTQIDIFVQVLQADGGTRSACINAATLALSDAGIPMRDLVTSCSAGYLNSTPLLDLNYVEDSAGGADVTLGIMPKLDKVTLLQMDAKLPLDIFENVMQLAIEGCKAVATYIREVLLENTKQLEYRRGT encoded by the exons ATGGAGTACGTGAGCCCAGAAGGTCTTCGCTTAGATGGTCGGCGGCCCATGGAA ATGAGACAAATCCGAGGAGAGATTGGTGTTGTGGAAAAAGCCGATGG TTCTGCTGTGTTTGAGATGGGGAACACCAAAGTCATTGCTGCAGTGTATGGCCCTCGAGAG GTCCAAAATAGGAGCCAGCAGATGAATGACAAGGCACTG GTGCGGTGTGAGTACACCATGGCAAATTTTAGTACTGGAGATCGCATGAGGAAACCAAAGGGTGATAG ACGATCCACAGAGATTTCTCTTGTTATTCGGCAAACCATGGAAGCATGCATTATGACACATTTAATGCCTCGGACTCAG ATTGATATTTTTGTGCaagttctccaagcagatggaG GAACTAGATCTGCATGTATCAATGCTGCAACCCTGGCCCTTTCAGATGCTGGAATTCCAATGCGCGATCTTGTTACTTCTTGTAGTGCCGGTTACCTTAATAGCACACCTCTACTTG ATTTAAACTATGTAGAAGATAGTGCTGGAGGTGCTGATGTCACTTTAGGTATTATGCCGAAGTTGGACAAAGTGACTCTTCTTCAG ATGGATGCTAAATTACCATTGGATATTTTTGAAAATGTAATGCAACTTGCAATTGAAGGCTGCAAGGCGGTTGCAACATATATTCGAGAA GTATTACTAGAGAATACAAAGCAATTGGAGTATCGACGAGGCACCTAG